In Equus quagga isolate Etosha38 chromosome 14, UCLA_HA_Equagga_1.0, whole genome shotgun sequence, one DNA window encodes the following:
- the LOC124225540 gene encoding olfactory receptor 52I2-like, translating to MEIPATFFLVGIPGLQSLHFWLAISLSVMYTIALLGNTLVMTIIWVDSTLQEPMYHFLCILAAVDIVMASSVVPKMVSIFSSGDNSISFSACFTQMYFVHAATAVETGLLLAMAFDRYVAICKPLHYKRILTPQVMLEMSVVIIIRAVIFVTPLSWMVSHLPFCGSKVVLHSYCEHIAVAKLTCADPKPSCLYGLIASSIIVGSDVAFIAVSYNLTLQAVFVLSSKNAQLKALSTCGSHMGVMALYYLPGMASVYVVWLGEDTVPLYTQVLLADLYLVIPPTLNPIIYGLRIKQIRERMWSMLMHCLFDHSNLGSRTQSLFRP from the coding sequence ATGGAAATCCCTGCCACCTTCTTCCTTGTGGGTATCCCAGGTTTACAGTCTTTACATTTTTGGTTGGCTATCTCACTGAGTGTCATGTATACCATAGCCCTGTTAGGAAACACCCTCGTAATGACCATAATCTGGGTGGATTCCACTTTACAAGAGCCCATGTACCACTTCCTGTGTATTCTGGCTGCTGTGGACATCGTTATGGCCTCCTCTGTGGTGCCCAAGATGGTGAGCATCTTCTCCTCAGGAGACAACTCCATCAGCTTTAGTGCTTGTTTCACTCAGATGTACTTTGTCCACGCAGCCACAGCGGTGGAGACAGGGCTGCTGCTGGCCATGGCTTTTGACCGCTATGTAGCCATCTGTAAGCCCCTACACTATAAGAGAATTCTCACACCTCAAGTGATGCTGGAAATGAGTGTGGTCATCATAATCAGAGCTGTCATATTTGTGACTCCATTGAGTTGGATGGTGAGTCATCTACCTTTCTGTGGCTCTAAAGTGGTTCTCCATTCCTACTGTGAGCACATAGCTGTGGCCAAGCTGACATGTGCTGACCCCAAGCCCAGTTGTCTCTATGGTCTGATTGCTTCCTCGATTATTGTGGGCTCTGATGTGGCCTTCATTGCTGTCTCCTATAACCTGACTCTCCAGGCAGTATTTGTTCTTTCCTCAAAGAATGCTCAGTTGAAAGCCTTAAGCACATGTGGCTCCCACATGGGGGTTATGGCTCTGTACTATTTACCTGGGATGGCATCTGTCTATGTGGTCTGGCTAGGGGAGGACACAGTGCCTTTGTACACCCAGGTGCTGTTAGCTGACTTATACCTGGTCATCCCACCCACCTTAAACCCCATCATTTATGGTCTGAGGATCAAACAAATACGGGAGCGAATGTGGAGCATGCTGATGCACTGCCTCTTTGACCACTCCAACTTGGGTTCAAGAACACAAAGTCTATTTAGACCTTGA